A section of the Serratia liquefaciens ATCC 27592 genome encodes:
- a CDS encoding L-ribulose-5-phosphate 3-epimerase, translating to MRQHPLGIYEKALPKHLTWPERLALAKACGFDFVEMSVDESDERLARLSWSKEQRLSLVSAMLETGISIPSMCLSGHRRFPFGSHDDALRQRAFEMMEQAIQLAKDVGIRTIQLAGYDVYYEPQDESTLARFTEGMQWAVERAAASQVMLAVEIMDTAFMNSISKWKAWDACLASPWFTVYPDVGNLSAWGNDVAQELALGIDRIAAIHLKDTYPVTDSSPGQFRDVPFGEGCVDFVAVFRTLKQLNYRGAFLIEMWTEKAEEPVAEIVQARRWIEQKMQQGGMTC from the coding sequence ATGCGTCAGCACCCCTTGGGAATTTATGAAAAAGCCTTGCCGAAGCACCTGACCTGGCCCGAGCGGCTGGCGCTCGCCAAGGCCTGCGGTTTTGATTTTGTCGAAATGTCGGTGGATGAAAGCGACGAACGGCTGGCACGCCTGAGCTGGAGCAAGGAGCAGCGGTTGTCGTTGGTCAGCGCCATGCTGGAAACCGGCATCAGCATCCCGTCGATGTGCCTGTCCGGTCATCGCCGCTTTCCCTTCGGCAGCCATGACGATGCGCTGCGTCAGCGTGCCTTCGAGATGATGGAACAGGCGATTCAACTGGCGAAGGACGTCGGTATTCGCACCATTCAGCTCGCCGGGTATGACGTCTATTACGAGCCGCAGGACGAAAGCACTCTTGCCCGCTTCACCGAGGGTATGCAGTGGGCAGTCGAGCGCGCCGCCGCATCGCAGGTGATGCTGGCGGTAGAGATCATGGACACCGCCTTTATGAACTCCATCAGCAAATGGAAAGCCTGGGACGCCTGCCTGGCCTCCCCCTGGTTCACGGTCTATCCGGACGTCGGCAATTTGAGCGCCTGGGGCAATGACGTAGCGCAGGAGTTGGCGCTGGGCATTGACCGCATCGCCGCCATCCATTTGAAGGACACTTACCCGGTTACCGATAGCTCGCCGGGACAGTTCCGCGACGTGCCGTTTGGCGAAGGCTGCGTCGATTTTGTCGCCGTATTCCGCACCCTGAAACAGCTTAACTACCGCGGTGCTTTCCTGATTGAAATGTGGACCGAAAAAGCCGAAGAGCCGGTGGCCGAGATTGTGCAGGCCCGCCGGTGGATCGAACAGAAAATGCAACAAGGGGGTATGACATGCTAA
- the yiaK gene encoding 3-dehydro-L-gulonate 2-dehydrogenase: MRVSYTDLKQEFKRVLLSRGVAEATADDCAGMFADTSANGVYSHGVNRFPRFIQQLDAGDIVPDAEPSKLLSLGAIEQWDAHQGIGNLTARRMMDRAMQLADSHGIGLVALRNANHWMRGGGFGWQAAEKGYIGICWTNSIAVMPPWGAKECRIGTNPLIVAVPGNPITMVDMSMSMFSYGALELNRLAGKTLPVDGGFDNDGQLTRDPAAIEENRRILPMGYWKGSALSIVLDMIATLLSGGSSVAEVTEDNREEYGVSQVFIAIEIERLIDGATRDAKLQRIMDYITSAERDNPEIAIRLPGHKFPRIHAENMRDGIPVDERVWARIQAL; the protein is encoded by the coding sequence ATGAGAGTGAGTTACACCGATCTGAAACAGGAATTCAAACGCGTGCTGCTGTCGCGGGGCGTGGCGGAAGCCACCGCCGATGACTGTGCGGGCATGTTCGCCGACACCTCTGCCAACGGCGTTTACTCCCACGGCGTTAACCGTTTCCCACGCTTTATTCAGCAGTTGGACGCCGGCGATATCGTGCCGGACGCCGAACCCAGCAAGCTGTTGTCACTCGGAGCCATTGAACAATGGGACGCGCATCAGGGTATCGGCAATCTCACGGCGCGCCGGATGATGGATCGCGCCATGCAGTTGGCCGACAGCCACGGCATAGGTCTGGTGGCCCTGCGCAATGCCAACCACTGGATGCGCGGCGGTGGTTTCGGTTGGCAGGCGGCGGAGAAAGGTTATATCGGTATCTGCTGGACCAACTCGATTGCCGTTATGCCACCCTGGGGCGCCAAGGAGTGCCGCATCGGCACCAACCCGCTGATCGTCGCGGTGCCGGGCAACCCCATCACCATGGTGGATATGTCGATGTCGATGTTCTCCTATGGTGCTTTGGAGCTAAATCGGCTGGCGGGCAAAACGCTGCCGGTGGACGGCGGTTTCGACAACGACGGTCAATTGACGCGCGATCCTGCCGCCATTGAAGAGAACCGCCGCATTTTGCCGATGGGCTACTGGAAAGGATCCGCGCTGTCGATCGTGCTCGATATGATTGCCACCCTGCTGTCTGGCGGATCCTCAGTGGCGGAAGTGACCGAAGACAACCGCGAAGAGTATGGCGTGTCGCAGGTCTTCATCGCCATTGAGATCGAACGCTTGATCGACGGCGCCACCCGCGATGCCAAACTGCAGCGCATCATGGACTACATTACCAGCGCAGAACGCGACAACCCGGAGATAGCCATTCGCCTGCCGGGCCATAAATTCCCACGTATTCACGCGGAAAACATGCGTGACGGCATTCCCGTGGATGAGCGCGTCTGGGCGCGCATTCAGGCGCTTTAA
- a CDS encoding sugar ABC transporter ATP-binding protein → MTPDNAEQPILTLSHIVKRFGGNVAVNDVSLQVMPGEVLALLGENGAGKSTLIKVLAGVYPRDGGDIQFQGTSIASAAAIKSDSRQPIAFIHQDLGLIEWMTVAENMALVMGFPRRFGLIDWRAIRRRAAQALQDVGIALDPDARVFELSRTEKSLLAIARAVAVNAELLVLDEPTASLPANDVRHLFAVINRLRDKKVGMIYVTHRLDEVIEIADRVCVMRDGRYVAGGNTADYSLRDLVQMIVGEAMAEDQREPLPENQPPVLQLNHVVVGDIGPVSFNLQPGEMLALAGLRGAGQEEIGRLLFGLRHADEGEIRFRDQPYSASSPQQAMACGVSLVAGDRTGESLVMSMSVRENLFINPCASGHKLLSRYSRRAEIGASWWKVQLFDVRPKDVNIDISTLSGGNQQKVVMARWMHLGAPLLILEDPTAGVDVGARAEIYHLLNKSLADGIAVLVISNDFEEIAHICNRALVFNRGKVVGELKNQQVSFANLLELASASSGEPLATTLESEVGHV, encoded by the coding sequence ATGACACCAGATAATGCGGAACAACCCATTCTAACCCTCAGCCATATCGTTAAGCGCTTTGGCGGCAACGTCGCGGTAAACGACGTCAGTCTGCAGGTGATGCCGGGTGAAGTCCTGGCCCTGCTGGGCGAAAATGGCGCCGGCAAATCGACGCTGATCAAAGTGCTGGCCGGGGTGTATCCACGCGACGGCGGCGACATTCAGTTCCAGGGCACCAGCATAGCCTCCGCCGCGGCGATAAAAAGTGACAGTCGCCAGCCTATTGCCTTTATTCATCAGGATCTCGGGCTGATCGAATGGATGACGGTAGCGGAGAACATGGCGCTGGTGATGGGATTCCCACGCCGCTTCGGCCTGATCGACTGGCGAGCCATTCGCCGCCGCGCCGCTCAGGCGCTGCAGGATGTCGGCATCGCGCTGGATCCCGACGCCAGGGTGTTCGAACTGTCGCGCACCGAGAAATCGCTGCTGGCGATCGCCCGGGCGGTGGCCGTTAACGCCGAACTGCTGGTGTTGGATGAGCCGACCGCCTCGCTGCCCGCCAACGATGTGCGTCATCTGTTTGCCGTCATTAACCGGCTGCGCGACAAAAAGGTCGGCATGATTTACGTCACCCATCGGCTGGACGAAGTGATCGAGATTGCCGACCGGGTATGCGTCATGCGCGACGGCCGCTATGTGGCGGGCGGCAATACCGCCGACTATTCGCTGCGGGATCTGGTGCAGATGATCGTCGGTGAGGCAATGGCAGAAGATCAGCGCGAGCCCCTGCCGGAAAATCAGCCGCCGGTATTGCAGCTCAATCACGTGGTGGTGGGCGATATCGGCCCGGTCAGCTTTAACCTGCAGCCCGGTGAAATGCTGGCGCTGGCCGGCCTGCGCGGCGCTGGCCAAGAAGAGATTGGCCGCCTGCTGTTCGGCCTGCGTCATGCCGATGAAGGTGAAATCCGCTTTCGCGACCAACCCTATAGCGCCAGTAGCCCACAACAGGCCATGGCCTGCGGCGTTTCGCTGGTGGCGGGTGACCGTACCGGCGAAAGCCTGGTGATGTCGATGAGCGTGCGTGAAAACCTGTTTATCAACCCTTGTGCCAGTGGCCACAAGCTGCTTTCCCGCTACAGCCGCCGGGCTGAAATCGGCGCCAGTTGGTGGAAAGTACAGCTGTTCGACGTGCGGCCCAAGGACGTCAATATCGATATCAGCACCCTGTCCGGCGGGAACCAGCAAAAGGTGGTGATGGCGCGCTGGATGCACCTCGGTGCCCCATTGCTGATCCTGGAAGATCCCACCGCCGGTGTAGACGTAGGGGCCCGGGCGGAAATCTACCATCTGTTAAATAAATCCCTGGCTGACGGCATCGCGGTGTTGGTGATCTCCAATGACTTTGAAGAGATCGCCCATATCTGCAACCGCGCACTGGTATTCAACCGGGGAAAAGTGGTCGGCGAGCTGAAAAATCAGCAGGTGTCATTCGCCAATTTATTGGAACTGGCCTCCGCCAGCTCCGGGGAACCCCTCGCGACAACGTTAGAATCTGAGGTAGGCCATGTCTAA
- a CDS encoding MFS transporter, with amino-acid sequence MNTASVSVSRSQVIPKLRWLRIVPPILITCIISYMDRVNIAFAMPGGMDDELGITASMAGLAGGIFFIGYLFLQVPGGKLAVYGNGKKFIGWSLLAWAVISVLTGLVSNQYQLLFLRFALGVSEGGMLPVVLTMISNWFPDKERGRANAIVIMFVPIAGILTAPLSGWIITAWDWRMLFLVEGALSLVVMVLWYFTISNRPQEAKWISQAEKDYLIKTLHDEQLLIKGKTVRNASLRRVLRDKIMWQLIMVNFFYQTGIYGYTLWLPTILKGLTNGNMEQVGMLAILPYIGAIFGMLIISTLSDRTGKRKVFVALPLACFAICMALSVLLKDHIWWSYAALVGCGVFIQAAAGVFWTIPPKLFNAEVAGGARGVINALGNLGGFCGPYMVGVLISLFSKDVGVYSLAVSLAIASVLALMLPNKCDQKAGAE; translated from the coding sequence ATGAATACAGCCTCTGTTTCCGTTAGCCGCAGCCAGGTCATTCCCAAATTACGCTGGTTGAGAATAGTGCCGCCTATTCTTATTACCTGCATCATCTCCTACATGGACCGGGTGAATATTGCCTTCGCCATGCCCGGCGGCATGGACGATGAACTCGGCATCACCGCTTCCATGGCCGGCCTGGCCGGCGGCATCTTCTTTATCGGCTATCTGTTTTTGCAAGTGCCGGGTGGCAAGCTGGCGGTGTACGGCAACGGCAAGAAATTCATCGGCTGGTCACTGCTGGCCTGGGCGGTGATCTCGGTACTGACCGGGCTGGTCAGCAATCAATATCAGCTGTTATTCCTGCGTTTCGCACTGGGCGTCTCCGAGGGCGGCATGCTGCCGGTGGTGCTGACCATGATCAGCAACTGGTTCCCGGACAAGGAGCGCGGGCGCGCCAACGCCATCGTGATTATGTTCGTGCCCATTGCCGGTATTCTCACCGCGCCGCTGTCCGGCTGGATCATCACCGCCTGGGACTGGCGCATGCTGTTCCTGGTGGAAGGCGCGCTGTCGCTGGTGGTGATGGTGCTGTGGTATTTCACCATCAGCAACCGCCCGCAGGAAGCCAAGTGGATTTCACAGGCTGAAAAAGACTACCTGATCAAAACGTTGCATGACGAACAGCTGCTGATCAAAGGCAAGACGGTGCGTAACGCCTCGCTGCGCCGGGTGCTGCGCGACAAGATCATGTGGCAGTTGATCATGGTGAACTTCTTCTATCAAACCGGGATCTACGGCTACACCCTGTGGCTGCCGACCATCCTCAAGGGGCTGACCAACGGCAACATGGAGCAGGTCGGCATGCTGGCCATCCTGCCCTATATCGGCGCCATCTTCGGCATGCTGATCATCTCCACCCTGTCCGATCGTACCGGTAAACGCAAAGTATTCGTCGCATTGCCGCTGGCCTGCTTCGCCATCTGTATGGCGCTGTCAGTGCTGTTAAAAGATCACATCTGGTGGTCTTACGCAGCGCTGGTCGGCTGCGGCGTCTTTATCCAGGCCGCCGCCGGGGTGTTTTGGACCATTCCTCCCAAACTGTTTAACGCCGAAGTGGCCGGCGGGGCACGCGGGGTGATCAACGCACTGGGCAACCTGGGCGGCTTCTGCGGCCCGTACATGGTCGGCGTCTTGATCAGCCTGTTCAGCAAGGATGTCGGCGTTTACAGCCTGGCTGTATCGCTGGCCATCGCTTCGGTACTGGCACTGATGTTGCCGAATAAATGCGACCAGAAAGCGGGGGCCGAATAA
- a CDS encoding SMP-30/gluconolactonase/LRE family protein: MNELMAGPPLERLCSPAIWAEGPVWLPAQNAVVFSDVKGNRMFRWSRQGELSLWRSPSHYANGNARDAEGRVVSCEHGRRGISRTENNGEVQMLVDRVDGKRFNSPNDLAVRSDGTLWFTDPPYGIIGDEEGYKSESQIVGCYLYCFDPRDGSLNIAASDLQRPNGLAFSPDESLLYVADMSIVDFPTLGRRELRVYQVNGRELNAGRRFATVAPGFPDGFCVDAFGNIFCSCADGILIFDSQGTQLGKIEVPERVSNCTFGGPDGNELYITATTSLYRKILNTRG; the protein is encoded by the coding sequence ATGAACGAACTGATGGCGGGCCCGCCGCTCGAACGCCTGTGCTCACCGGCCATTTGGGCCGAGGGGCCGGTGTGGCTGCCCGCGCAAAATGCGGTGGTGTTCAGCGATGTGAAAGGCAATCGCATGTTCCGCTGGTCGCGACAGGGGGAACTGAGCCTGTGGCGCTCCCCGTCGCATTATGCCAACGGCAACGCACGGGATGCCGAAGGCCGCGTGGTCAGCTGCGAGCACGGACGACGCGGCATCAGCCGAACCGAAAACAACGGTGAGGTGCAAATGCTGGTCGATCGCGTTGACGGCAAGCGTTTCAACTCACCCAACGATCTGGCGGTACGTTCCGACGGCACCCTTTGGTTTACCGATCCGCCCTACGGCATTATCGGTGACGAAGAAGGTTACAAGTCGGAAAGCCAGATCGTTGGCTGTTACCTTTACTGCTTCGATCCCCGTGACGGTTCGCTGAACATCGCGGCCAGCGATCTCCAGCGCCCTAACGGCCTGGCGTTCTCGCCGGATGAGTCTCTGTTGTACGTGGCGGATATGTCGATCGTCGATTTCCCAACCCTGGGCCGCAGAGAGCTGCGGGTATATCAGGTTAACGGACGTGAACTGAACGCCGGACGCCGTTTTGCCACCGTGGCCCCCGGCTTCCCGGACGGTTTTTGTGTCGATGCGTTTGGAAACATTTTTTGCAGCTGTGCCGACGGCATACTGATCTTCGACAGTCAGGGAACACAGCTCGGTAAGATCGAAGTGCCGGAGCGGGTTTCCAACTGCACGTTTGGCGGACCAGACGGCAATGAGTTGTACATCACCGCCACCACTTCGCTGTACCGCAAGATACTGAATACGCGAGGGTAA
- a CDS encoding YhcH/YjgK/YiaL family protein gives MIFGHIAHTSPEQYPAPVAKAIAYLQSTDFSALPAGRYQDPATGYVVQVLDLQTHQPSDLRPEVHRENVDVQFLVSGTELIGVAADRGNNPIHQDLLAQRDILFYQDVADESWLTLRPGNFAVFFPQDVHRPACINQQPGDIRKVVVKIPLALFSA, from the coding sequence ATGATATTCGGCCATATTGCCCATACTTCGCCGGAGCAGTACCCAGCGCCGGTGGCCAAAGCCATCGCCTATCTGCAAAGCACCGATTTCAGCGCCCTGCCCGCCGGTCGGTATCAGGATCCTGCCACCGGCTACGTGGTACAGGTGCTGGATCTGCAGACCCACCAGCCGAGCGATCTGCGACCGGAGGTACACCGGGAAAACGTCGACGTGCAGTTTCTGGTCAGCGGCACCGAATTGATCGGTGTGGCGGCAGATCGCGGTAATAACCCGATCCACCAGGATTTGCTGGCGCAGCGCGACATTCTTTTTTATCAGGACGTCGCCGATGAATCCTGGTTAACCCTGCGGCCCGGAAATTTTGCGGTATTTTTCCCGCAGGATGTGCATCGCCCGGCCTGTATTAACCAACAACCCGGCGATATTCGCAAAGTGGTGGTGAAAATACCGCTGGCATTATTTAGCGCTTAA
- a CDS encoding FGGY-family carbohydrate kinase, which produces MEYWLGLDCGGTFIKAGLYDRRGSELDIARRNLEIIAPQPGWAERDMHALWSTAAEVIREVLARNEIAAGDIQAIGISAQGKGAFLLDKRGLPLGNAMLSSDQRALTLVQEWQKQGVPQALYPQTRQTLWTGHPVSLLRWVRQHQPERYRQIGSVLMAHDYLRHCLTGELACEETNISESNLYQMADGRYDPALAQLLGIGDIMPALPPIVGSAEITGRVNATAAAATGLLPGTPVVGGLFDVVSTALCAGLQDETRLNAVMGTWSVTSGITDRITAGFDHPFVYGRHAEAGKYIVHEASPTSAANLEWFCRQWDLQDYAQLNDWVAALPKADSSLLFAPFLYGSNAGLGLSASFYGLQAFHQREHLVQAIYEGVVFCHMTHLNRMRQRFPEATALRVTGGPAKSVPWMQMFADVSGLPVELPQVEETGCLGAAMAAMVGSGAFSDFTAAQRELAPRIERVLPDASASAAYGKKHQRYQALIAALQTLQSAQ; this is translated from the coding sequence ATGGAATATTGGTTGGGGTTGGACTGCGGCGGCACCTTTATCAAGGCCGGACTGTATGACCGCCGAGGTAGCGAGCTGGATATTGCCCGCCGCAATCTTGAGATTATCGCGCCACAGCCCGGCTGGGCGGAGCGGGATATGCACGCGCTGTGGAGCACCGCCGCCGAGGTGATCCGGGAAGTCTTGGCCCGCAACGAGATTGCCGCCGGCGATATTCAGGCAATCGGCATCTCGGCACAGGGCAAGGGCGCGTTTTTATTGGATAAACGCGGCCTGCCACTGGGCAACGCCATGCTGTCTTCCGATCAGCGCGCATTGACACTGGTGCAGGAGTGGCAAAAACAGGGCGTGCCGCAGGCGCTCTACCCGCAGACCCGACAAACGCTGTGGACCGGCCATCCGGTGTCATTGCTGCGCTGGGTCAGGCAACACCAGCCGGAACGCTATCGCCAAATTGGCAGCGTTTTGATGGCGCACGATTATCTGCGCCACTGCCTGACCGGCGAGCTGGCCTGCGAAGAGACCAATATCTCCGAATCCAATCTTTATCAGATGGCCGACGGCCGCTATGACCCGGCGCTGGCGCAGTTGCTGGGGATTGGCGACATCATGCCCGCGCTGCCACCGATCGTCGGTTCCGCTGAAATCACCGGTCGCGTCAACGCTACCGCTGCCGCGGCCACCGGGCTGCTGCCGGGAACGCCGGTGGTTGGCGGGCTGTTTGACGTGGTGTCTACCGCCCTGTGCGCCGGGCTGCAGGACGAAACCCGACTCAATGCGGTGATGGGTACCTGGTCGGTCACCAGCGGCATCACCGACCGCATTACCGCAGGGTTCGATCATCCCTTTGTTTATGGTCGTCATGCCGAAGCCGGCAAATACATCGTGCATGAAGCCAGCCCCACCTCCGCCGCCAACCTGGAGTGGTTCTGCCGACAATGGGACCTGCAAGACTACGCCCAACTCAATGACTGGGTAGCGGCGTTGCCCAAGGCCGACAGCAGCCTGCTGTTCGCGCCCTTCCTGTATGGCTCCAACGCCGGGCTGGGCCTGAGCGCCAGCTTCTACGGCCTGCAGGCTTTCCACCAGCGCGAGCACCTGGTACAGGCGATTTACGAGGGCGTGGTGTTCTGCCATATGACCCATCTCAACCGCATGCGGCAACGTTTCCCTGAGGCCACCGCGCTGCGCGTCACCGGTGGCCCAGCCAAGTCAGTGCCCTGGATGCAGATGTTTGCCGACGTCAGCGGCCTGCCGGTCGAACTGCCGCAGGTGGAAGAAACCGGCTGCCTGGGCGCCGCGATGGCGGCGATGGTCGGCAGCGGCGCATTCAGCGACTTCACCGCTGCCCAACGCGAGCTGGCGCCACGTATTGAGCGGGTGTTGCCGGATGCTTCAGCAAGCGCGGCCTACGGCAAAAAACACCAACGTTATCAGGCGCTGATTGCCGCGCTGCAAACGCTGCAATCCGCACAGTAA
- a CDS encoding ABC transporter substrate-binding protein has product MKRLWILPTTLLLASAASSAWADAYLDQATAAVAKATASVTQWDGPTSGPQLQANKKIIFIASDMKNGGVQGVQEGLSEAAKAAGWKLETLDGGGSVKDQLASLNQAIAQKPDGIVIGGWNPNVAKIPLKKAIQQGIVLTAWHAVPEPGPIAKYNVFYNVTSDSNEVARIAAQYAVVQSGGKASVLIFTDSLYQIALDKANVMKEEIGKCSGCKVVEFIDTPLADTVNRMPAMTFSLLQKYGDQFQYALAINDLYFDFMAPALKTAGKGGTHAPYSISAGDGSISAYQRIRSGGSQSATVPEPLKLHGWQLLDEFNRAFAKQPPSGYVTPAHLVTRDNITADGGASNLYDPQNDYQGHYKAIWGVK; this is encoded by the coding sequence ATGAAACGTCTTTGGATATTACCGACTACCCTGCTGCTGGCCAGCGCTGCTTCATCCGCCTGGGCCGACGCCTATCTGGATCAGGCCACGGCCGCGGTCGCCAAGGCGACTGCCAGCGTGACTCAGTGGGACGGCCCCACCAGCGGGCCACAGCTGCAAGCCAACAAGAAAATCATCTTTATCGCTTCGGACATGAAAAACGGCGGTGTACAAGGGGTGCAGGAAGGGCTGAGCGAAGCGGCGAAAGCCGCGGGCTGGAAGCTGGAAACCCTCGACGGCGGTGGATCGGTGAAAGATCAGCTGGCCTCGCTCAATCAGGCGATTGCCCAAAAGCCGGACGGCATAGTGATCGGCGGCTGGAACCCTAACGTCGCCAAGATCCCGCTGAAAAAGGCCATTCAACAAGGCATAGTGCTGACGGCCTGGCACGCGGTGCCAGAGCCGGGGCCAATCGCCAAGTACAACGTGTTCTATAACGTCACCTCTGACTCTAACGAAGTGGCGCGCATTGCCGCCCAATATGCCGTGGTGCAGTCCGGCGGCAAAGCCAGCGTGCTGATCTTCACCGATTCGCTGTACCAAATCGCGCTGGACAAGGCCAACGTGATGAAAGAGGAGATCGGCAAATGCAGCGGCTGCAAGGTGGTTGAGTTTATCGATACCCCACTGGCGGACACCGTCAACCGCATGCCCGCCATGACCTTCAGCCTGCTGCAGAAATACGGCGATCAATTCCAGTATGCACTGGCGATTAACGATTTGTATTTTGACTTTATGGCACCGGCACTGAAAACCGCCGGTAAGGGCGGTACCCATGCGCCATACAGCATTTCCGCCGGCGACGGCTCGATTTCGGCCTATCAGCGCATTCGTTCCGGCGGCAGCCAGTCGGCGACGGTGCCGGAGCCGCTTAAACTGCACGGCTGGCAACTGCTGGATGAGTTCAACCGCGCCTTCGCCAAACAGCCACCTTCCGGCTACGTGACCCCGGCGCACCTGGTGACCCGCGACAACATCACCGCCGACGGCGGCGCCAGTAACCTGTATGACCCGCAAAATGATTATCAGGGCCATTACAAAGCCATTTGGGGCGTGAAGTAA
- the ulaD gene encoding 3-keto-L-gulonate-6-phosphate decarboxylase UlaD, whose translation MSNKPRLQLALDHTRLDAALQTAERLRPHVDIIEAGTILCISAGIQAVSALRERCPQHTLVADLKVADAGGTLAQQAFGHGANWMTVICAAPLATMASALEVAQRHQGEIQIELFGRWTLEDAQQWRDLGIRQAIYHRGRDAQASGQTWSHQDLDLMKALSDLGIELSVTGGITPTDLPLFKDIAVTAFIVGRALAEAADPLAAAGQFRSAIDDIWRS comes from the coding sequence ATGAGCAATAAACCGCGCCTGCAGCTGGCGCTCGATCACACCCGGTTAGATGCCGCTCTGCAGACGGCAGAACGCCTGCGGCCCCACGTCGACATCATCGAGGCCGGCACCATCTTATGCATCAGCGCAGGTATTCAGGCGGTGAGCGCACTGCGCGAGCGCTGCCCGCAACATACGCTGGTGGCCGACCTGAAAGTGGCCGATGCCGGTGGCACGTTGGCGCAACAGGCCTTCGGCCACGGAGCCAACTGGATGACCGTCATTTGCGCCGCCCCGTTGGCCACCATGGCCAGTGCGCTGGAAGTGGCGCAACGACACCAGGGCGAGATTCAGATTGAGCTGTTCGGCCGTTGGACGTTGGAGGATGCCCAACAGTGGCGCGACCTCGGTATCCGCCAGGCGATATACCACCGTGGCCGCGACGCGCAGGCCAGCGGGCAAACCTGGAGCCATCAAGATTTGGATCTGATGAAGGCCTTGTCTGATCTGGGCATTGAATTGTCGGTGACCGGCGGAATCACGCCGACCGATTTGCCGCTGTTTAAAGACATCGCCGTGACCGCTTTTATCGTCGGCAGAGCGCTGGCGGAGGCTGCCGATCCGCTGGCCGCTGCCGGTCAGTTCCGCTCGGCCATTGATGACATCTGGAGAAGTTGA
- a CDS encoding ABC transporter permease: MSKTSVKSTALEQRVSLSQDGAGPWLMQVLTRYGLLLLCVALVVLFSLIAPSFASMLTLQAILSSKAKIALLALAATIPMIVGKIDLNVGFGIVLWHILAITLQVEYGFSWQMAVLTVLALSALYGLLNGILVALADIDSFVATLGSGTVLYAIALWHSGGRQIVGDLPDAFVALHHTEIGGIPIVAFYVLIVAVVLWLITEHTPLGRCMYAVGGNPAAARLNGISINRFTIGAFIASSVLTGFSGVLIAAEQGVGQASVGMDYLLPALVGAFLGSTTIRPGRVNVWGTVVGIAILAIGIAGIQQFGGEFWVEPLFNGATLLLSITLAGYAQRRRLLNQKAVQRSPAATADKNNQKAINP; this comes from the coding sequence ATGTCTAAAACATCTGTTAAATCAACGGCACTGGAGCAAAGAGTCAGCCTGTCGCAGGACGGTGCCGGCCCCTGGCTGATGCAGGTTCTCACCCGCTACGGCCTGCTGCTGCTGTGCGTTGCGCTGGTGGTGCTATTTTCGCTAATCGCACCGTCTTTCGCGTCCATGCTGACGCTGCAGGCAATCCTCTCCAGCAAAGCCAAGATTGCGCTGCTGGCACTGGCGGCGACCATCCCGATGATCGTCGGCAAAATTGACCTTAACGTCGGTTTCGGCATCGTGCTGTGGCATATCCTGGCCATCACCCTGCAGGTGGAATACGGCTTTTCGTGGCAGATGGCGGTACTGACGGTGCTGGCCCTTTCCGCTCTGTACGGCCTGCTGAACGGCATTCTGGTGGCACTGGCGGACATCGACAGCTTCGTCGCCACGCTCGGATCCGGCACCGTGCTGTATGCCATTGCGCTGTGGCACTCCGGCGGGAGGCAGATCGTCGGCGATCTGCCGGATGCTTTCGTCGCCCTGCACCATACCGAGATCGGCGGGATCCCGATCGTCGCATTCTACGTGCTGATCGTCGCCGTGGTGCTGTGGTTAATCACCGAACATACCCCGCTTGGCCGCTGCATGTACGCCGTGGGCGGCAATCCGGCGGCGGCACGGCTGAACGGCATCTCGATCAATCGCTTCACCATTGGCGCCTTTATCGCCTCCAGCGTGCTGACCGGCTTCAGTGGCGTACTGATCGCCGCCGAACAGGGCGTTGGTCAGGCCAGCGTCGGCATGGACTACCTGCTGCCGGCGCTGGTCGGCGCCTTCCTCGGCAGCACCACCATTCGCCCGGGCCGGGTTAACGTCTGGGGCACCGTGGTTGGCATTGCCATTCTGGCTATCGGCATCGCCGGTATCCAACAGTTCGGCGGTGAATTCTGGGTCGAGCCACTGTTCAACGGTGCGACGCTGTTGCTGTCGATCACCCTGGCGGGCTATGCCCAACGCCGCCGGTTACTCAATCAAAAAGCGGTACAACGCAGCCCAGCCGCTACGGCTGATAAAAATAACCAAAAAGCGATCAATCCTTAA